The nucleotide window TCTCTTACGCTTAACTATGGTAAACATCGGTTTCTCAGGaactgaattattttataagaaatgcAAGCATGAACATAGTAGATAACACATCATGAGGTTCAATATCTCGGAAGTATTCATTATCGAGAAAATGTATTGATTCAGACTCGACGAAGAAAACATTGTATGTTTTAATTCCAAATTATTctgcaaaaataaaatgtaattactgGTCTCACGATATGGTTAAACAAAAAACGCAATTTGTAACAATACTGATAAACATATGATATTAAAGagtatgttaaaaaataagtaagaaATGAGTCTGAATTGACATAATTTCGATATACACTTAATATCTATGATGTCCTATTGTATTCTCTTTCCATAATAACCTCCAGAGGATATCAAagaaatgataattaattgtgtactgaaaatatttgctttctcatctttattttttcctaaCATCTCCAAAAGGGATGGAAGGGGTAAGGATAGGATCAAAGTTACTGTTAACCTTTATAACTATGACCTTATAGTATACTATCCTtccgaaaaatatataaataaaattatcagatGATTCTTAAATTACGAACTGAATTTTAAGACAAAACTTTCCAATTaccatttatattattatatatatattaccatTATAACGAATTACAATTAACACTGCTTCAAAACAATTATACACAACGTGATGAGAAATGAAATCACATTGGtacttatcaaatattttgttatttttaagaaCAAATTGAATTGTCAATTTATTAGAACTTACCATAGCTTCCATACCCTTGAGTAGCTGCTGCAGGTTGCACATTGTAACTGCTACCCCACTGATGATGTGGTGGTGGTGGAATTTGTTGCTGTTGTGGAGGACCAGGAGGTGCACCCCAACCTTGAGAATTATACTGAGTAGTGTATCCAGCAGCATATCCTCCAGTCTGAGGACTGGTACCCCAACCCTGATACTGTTGCATCATGTTCCCTGGTGGACCCATTGGACCTCCCATCATAGGTCCACCCATCTGTCCATTTGGACCACCCATAGGTCCCATATTCCCGGCCATTCCCATCGGAGGCCCACCTTGTTGAGGAGGTCCCCATTGACCTTGATGGCTGTCATTCATTTTGCTAGAAGAATCTCGTGGTTCTGCACGTTTGATTTCAACCTGTAATCAAAAAATCGGGACGATCTGCATGAAACACAACACTCTTACTATCCACCTTCtatgattgaaattaatttgagATAAATAGGATTTCAACCTCgatcgaatataaataatcctatttatatcttaatttctatttttctttctcttttgtgAGCATATGATTAAACCTTTAGAACTCGCCAAGTCTTACATCGATTCTAAagtatattctaatttttgaCTTGCCATATaacgcatatatatatacgatattcTAGACCTTTCACTCTTTTAAATTGATACTTATATATTAAGGACTAAACATACAATAGTTAAGAATAACATAGTATGAGAAaattgtgtaaaataaaataagtactATAACTAACATGATTATGTAAAACTATGCGGTACATAACAGTAAATTATCATTAACACATACATTcgtacttattattattttacattacaataatctaatgatatataatatatactagtGTGTAGATATGCTATACCTGTTTTCCATTCAAGTTGACGAAATGCTCTGCTACACATCGGTCCACTGCATCTTCATCCTCGAAGCTGAGAAAGCCAAATCCTATCGTCCAAACGTGAGAGTATATCAAAAGGTGCCccatatatttatacaacaaATACATTTCCTTTATATATAATCCCAACCTTCTGAATTTTTGTCATCATACCATTAgcattacattttattcttctctgcatattttatttgtacaaattGATCGTTACATCAATTATCCTTTATGatattaatgataatgatTACGAGTATGATTtagaaaaacatatttttatagtattttacaAGTAATTTTTTGGTATCAATTGGAACATGCATCCttcaaaattttgtaaatatttattgtacagAAGAAATTCATAtagtatttattttgaatattcataAACTTAAAATACTTAATCTAGTAAATTTATGATGGCTGATTTAAAGAAGCTTCTTAGATTCCGATTTAATGccacaaaaaatattcacataTTTTGAATGATTATAACGAtgctaattttcttttttattattagggAAATATTTTGCTTAGAGATTAAGTTGTCAACACATAAGATTATCTACTAATCTTGTTAAATAAACGCATATCATCTCAATTGTAAAGGAATATATCttgttaaaaagatattatgcATAAAAAAAGGTTTATTTGTTGTCCTCactaaatttattaacttCTTGAATGCAGCCAccaaaaatgaatatataaagaataaagaagtAATATACCTATATCTGAGTACTGAACAGTTactacatattaaaatataaaaatatcagtattaagataaaaaatttccaaGTAAAAAGACtactgaaataaataatattctactttatataaatatataattattataaactgTAAGCTATACGTAATTTTGTATACACATATGatattaagaataaatataactaaatcatttattatttaatgaataataactgggtaatagtaataaaaaatcgaatttacAGCATATCTTACTAATAGCTTAACTTGACTTAAGTTATGTACATTTTAACTTATGTACTTAATAATCTGATAGTCTTAAGCTATCCTTAATAGAACTTAGCCAAAatcacaatatatatttaatgtaatttaatataacataaagtaTCTTAACGTTTTTTAAGGTAAGACAAGGCGAATTATTAAGAGTAGCAAAGTAGGATAAGAATACTATGTAAATAACTATGCATAATGCACTGagttttatatataagtacttaaaatattttataaatatgtattgaaaacaaataatattaattgagaAGACTGTGAGTCAGGATGTATTAATCGTAATTATTAAAGGAAGCAAGAGCAGGGTCTTTAAAAAAGGGTAATCAAGCAGAGGAAGTTTAATGACCACAAATTATTAACTGACTTTGAGTACAAAATCATATTactcaaatttatattaattaattattatctttaatGTTTAcgcttattttcttttgtctttttatatgttaaaactaggtaaaattttaatgttgTATTTAAAGTAATGGGTGTGCTGCATTCAAGTCAGAATTTTTGATTccttataaaatatcatactCATACTGCACATATTTGCTTTGTTATATTACTATAATGTGCATAtcaaattatatcaaaaatacGTTAGTGGAAAAAACTTATTTCAAGAATTCTGACTGTACTTTCGGACACATAATAAACAAGATGATGAtatccaaatatttataaagtacaTTGTTGACCGTGGTTCCCATtgtgttaaaaaaagaaattctcttataaatgcaaaatatcattacataaagtgatatattaaatatcattaacatAATAAATGGAAACCATTGCAAACAATGCCAAtttagatatatacatataattatcaCATCGTACTCACCTctcgatttcttcttttcttgatCATACATTATAACAACCTCCATAACTTTACCAAAACGGGTAAAGAATGACCTCAAATCAGTTTCAGTCACGTTACTTGGTAAGCCACCAAGGAAAACTTTTGGAAAGCCTCCACTACGTTTCGGCTTTTGCTGAGTACGTGGATTACATGGTTTCGGGTCAATCTGTCATAGACACATAAATAATAggcataaataaatttgttatattaaattacatcaaCTTTTGAAAtgtctatattatttttattttactaaataaactaatactaACTGTGCGCCCATCAAGTTGATGTGGTCCATTCTGAAGAACTAATGGAACATTAGCTGGATCACTAAATGTTACGAATCCAAAACCACGGCTGCGTCCAGATTCACTATTTTTCATAACAACGCAGTCGATTACTTCGCCATAACGGCCAAAGTAACGCTGAAGATTTTCTTGTGTTGTCTCCCACGACAAACCACCAACAAACAGCTTTCTAtagcaaaaaattaaaaaaaagttattaatataatcatataattaatacaatctAAAAAGCAATGTATTCAATGCATGTTACAATTAACaagaataaacaaatatttcgaaaaaaataACTACtggaatacaatttttataataggtTATATAACGAAAAAAATTTCGAGGAATATATTGTACGAAATATATCTAggttatttaatataataaataatggaaaacaaaaaatgatatctacatttcatatatattcatttcgtattttatatatatataaatacacacacacacacacacacatatatacatataatatatattatattataatatatatatatatatataaaagtacataatatgtattataaaaccATTTGTCAGTGACTTATTCATTCCGACAATAATTCATAACATTAACGTATCCCACGATGCAATTTTcctcaataataaaaattcttggaAAAATCGGTATATAATACACGGATTAGCACGTATCTAACAATAATCATTATTAGTGAAGCATGCACGAAGAAAGTCACATAGCGAGGGAGTATTGGAATATTTCGATCTTTCAGGATATAGAGCATAAAAATAGAGAATCTAGAGCTAAAGGATGTAATGAGCGACGATGCAGTAGCATACTTTCACAccgaaataatatatagaaaatgcaCGATTATCCCTTAGCTGCCATACTCATGATCAACGATATCTCCAAAACGGTACTATCTAAATGACTAAGAGTGCTGGATAGTGCACGAGAAGAACACTAAGCAAGACCGGCATCGGCGAATTATTCCTCTCTCACGAAATGCTACATATCCCAGCCGCTTATTGCTATGGGGAAAGAAGGTTGGCCTCGCGTATCGTGGAAATCATATACAAATAGCTAATGACGTTTTACGTTGTGCGGATAAGAAATTGAGCTCGAGATCAAGAAAACATTGTGAGGAAATGCGAAATACAAAGTAACTGCAATACGCAAATGGAGATCCCACGCAATAAACCCGACAGCCCGTGAACGCGTCGATCGAAAATTCTCGCATAAAATATAGCTTCAAACGGCTGCTAATACACAATTCAAACTTACCCCTTTTCGTCGTCGTCCATTTCGGTCTTCACTCTCATACTATTTCACTTAAAACTACGAGAATGTTGTTAGTATTAGGGCGCGAATGGGAATATGGCACGATGCTTAACGCGGACGAGGCTAATGGCTCCCTACGATGAACGCGACGTCGAGAACAGAATGTAAACGTAACGAAGCGACTCGCGTCACTTCCGTTAATGAACTAGTCAAATCAGCAATCGTATTCATTGGCGCCTCAGGGGTGTGTGTACGAAGCAATACCCCCTCTATAATATGAGTATTCCaactacattttattttctttaaataattcacgTTTTGactaacattattttttttctaaataaatgacacgcatttatgaaaattaatggaTATTTCTCTTATTAAGGAATCAAATTGTAATCGAAATTTTGTACCGATTAAAGTCTCGTAAGGTTTTGGTTATTGCAATcctgaagaaaatattatacgagTTCGATGAATTCAATATGCAAATAAACAACTAATGgaatgattaataaattttttttttatattgataataaataaataggaaaTATGTCGGAATAAATATACCAGTTGAATGCAGTAGTGCTTCTGGGTTCAACGATCTGTCGTCACACAGCTCCCGCCATTTTGTCCTCCAACTGGCGGGAAATTTTAAATCGACTGTAACTTACCAACGCATTGAAGATACGCTTCGTATTATACAGAGAAAATTGAACCCTCTTTCTTTAATCGTGAGAACGTGCCCGTCCGcatgaaaaaatgtatctaCATCACAAACTATCGTATATCTATCGCAAATTCACAGTTTTATCAGATAAAATATACTAATTTCCTTCCTACATAAAATGCAATCTTCTAGTTATTGCATAATGTATAAGAAACCGTACATTGTGCAACGCATTAGTGTCTACAccaatattaatttcatgaaGAACGatggttttattaaaatctatgTAATCTCCTACGTTAGCATGTGAGATCTAATTAAACACATTTTGCTTGAATTTAAAGTCAAACATCATGTTCGAAATATATACCAGAaacaacaaattaaatatataaatcacaCTTACATATGATGCaatgcaaaaataattttatgcatttttttcttacttttcgGACGAATTATTTGCATTGCATCATGTCGAATCTCTTATCTGATAAACTGCGACAATGTAAAACAAGCAGAACCGAACGATCATCAAAGCAATCGTTAGCCTctggatatttttaaaaatgtatatctctactttgaatttttgtttaagtATCTAGtgttacgtcattacgaaaaaAGAACACGTGTTCATTGGAAAGGAGCtgatcaaataaatttcactaGAGGATAGAAGTAACAGATTCTAAACATCCGAGTGTGAAACATGAACATTTAAAGACTTATGCCGATACTGTTACTTTTTCAAACGTGTGCCTAGATACGTTTTCACCCTATTTTCCATCCTGCACGTCGTTAAAGATCGCGCATTTCTCCGGACACAATAAAGCATATTTGTCGACCAAAAACCATAACGAAGATGGTCTAAACTAGAGGTTATCACATGTGTAGAATTCGAGGGATTGGTTCCTCTTTCTCCACTGCTTTCCGGCCCGTAGGATATCCACGAAGcggctaaaaataaaattatttaacccGTCTCACCACGAGTAAACTTTCCTCTTTCGACTGATTCATCCGGTCTAGACTTCGCTGTAATCATTTGAATCATCATAGAACTAGCGTTATCTAATCGTTTCATAATTCGCCTTGATCAACGATCGTTAAATAAGCAGCtatcaaaattaaacgaatgaaagtacatattaaaataccaGATCGAGATATGGATAACCAAATATCGCTGTAAATAATCGCGTGTCGCTAGCCGATCTCTTTGAAATTCTCATAGTACACCTACGTCTACGGTTTGCGTCTTAATCCGATCGTTCCGCTCGAGCAAAGCTCGAGCATGGCGAATggaagataatataaaattcacgaAGCGTAAAGGTAGTTCAATTCGCTTCTATTTCGACGGAAGTTCCTGCTTTGCGGACACGATGCTATAGTGTGTCAGCTTCGACTGTTCTTACTAGTCGGCGCTTAGTAATGTTCGTTGTGTGCTACTTTCTAGCACGCGACAATCGCGTAGGCGTTGGCtacatacataatttattttacgcaTTTAGTTACACAATACGTTAACCAGATATACTCATATACACATGTCCTCTCTTAGCGCTCGTCGAGAGTAAACAAACGTCCCGTTTGCTGACAATCGATGGCGCGTGGTATAGAATGTATCGTATTTACATGACAATAGATACACGAGCAATTGGTTTTAGTTTCGTATTTAAAATCTCTCTGACCGTATCAAGAACGATAAGACTACTTTATCTTTGATAAAGTTATTCCTATGTGTTTGCCATAGTGTATGATACGGACAGCGATATAGATAGTACGTTCTATATGAAAAAAGGTGCAAGTTGGTAGTGTATTTCTTAGCTGTCACGATTCCTGCGAAAAgttttgttcatttttcttctaaagATGTCACCGTCTCAAGGTATAGAACGTTCTACAGATAAGAGTACTTTTAGAGGGTCACGAGTTCTAAATTTAGACCCTGTATGTGTTCGACCGTACCGTTTGCtccaaaatttaattaatcacgTCTATATCGATAACCGACCatccattaaaaatagaagctACATCGACGAGATTAAACAATTCAATGTCTGTtctatgttaaaataaaacaattttacagTTCACTTCTTGTCACGGACTCCGCGCACGAACCTCGCCACGATTACTTGGGAAAGATAATATCTCGCAAGTTTCTGgtcgtattaaaaaatatttagcagGAAACTCGTTTAAGGAATGCTTACCACAGGttcttacataatttttcacatcccCACTTTAGGAGTCGTGCACATGCCTctaaaaatgttaaagaatTCAGCCAGCATCGAAGATCATACGCGTCATAGTCAGAAAAGGAGaagcaaagaaaagaatcCTCCGAATCGGAGGCTGTCGAAAGTAGCCGAGGTCAGGAGCAGAGAGTGAAGCCTGCGTATCGACTCATTTCCATCGTATCTGAACGAAAAGTTTCTGCCTCGTCGCTTAAAAAGCTTTAGTATACCCCGGCAAGCCGATCAGGCTGGTTCTAGCTTGACTGCTTGTTGCCCGACAACTGCTTGGCCGACTGTCTGACTGCTACTAGCCAGCTCGTCTCGTTCAGTCGCTGCTCCGACATCCTGCTCGCAACACGACCGCGGTCGGTGCCAGTGCGGTGTATTCCGTGGGCCTTTCCACGTTTCTCTCGTCATCTCACGGGTTACGGTTTCTGTCATGCCGTGGCGGATGCAGCGAGGCCGTAACACGGCTTTTTTCGGCGTCAGATAGACCCACGTGTACACGTTCAACGTGAAACCCATTAGCCGGGTAGACGACGATCACGAAGAAGAGTAAGTTGCCTCGGGAGACAAGATACATGCATCCGCGAGCGATGATCAGTGATTAACGGAGATTTGCTTGTTACTTCTCTTAATAAGAATACGCGAACATCATTGGTAATTTGAATGGTGAAATGTCGAGGAAGATATAGTGTGGAACAATCCGTGTTTTTTCGCTGGAATTGTGATCGTGAGAAAGTCTCGTCGGCGGACGAAAAGCAATATTATTcgaaagtgaaattttaattcccggatgaaatttgaaatttcatttaccgGCTGGCTTACGTAAGTGCTTCCGCGTTTAACAAATTACGATGCCAGAAGGACAAAGGATATTTGTTTAGAAGATCGAGTTGTCGTTTAACGAGATTGTTCAGCCGTGAACTAGAATCGTTCCTTTCGTTATTATCGTGCTCTCGGACTCGAAAAGTCGATGACTCTTGGAGACTTCCATCGGTTGATCGAACAGGCTCAGATTGTCTTCGATTCGAGTCACGATCACGTTGAATCTAGTCGTCTAACGTGTCTTTGCTCCGGTGATTCTGCGTCTTGAACGCGGCTCGATGTCTGTGGGAACAATTAGCGGAGGCCTCATTCCAGTAACAGCTTTTAATGGATGGGTCAGGTCAGTCTTTCGAAAATGCCATCGTTCCGAAGTTCATGAACATCGATAGCCACGAGAATCTTTGATCACGGCGTGTTTTTACTCGGCCGACCACTTTGTTCTGACTCACCAAGAAATGTATGCAAATCTATCATGTAGAAgcgattaaaattaacatgGGGATTTCCTCGTTCTTTAACGAACGTTCATTAAACGGAATAGTATTTCATGACAATTTTCCATTAGGTAATCTCTAAATTGTTCATCCTCCATTCTGTTGCATCaactttaaattcaattttcttcgcgtCAACGATAAAGGAGATGAAAGTGCAttgacattttcttttatgGTATTGATGACTGTAGAGATTCTTGTTCCAAGCGACTCATCCGCGCTAGCTCATCCTTATCTCCCCTATAAAGAACTAGAAGTCGTATTCTACCGTAGGAACTAGAGAAGATCTGGAGCTGACTTTCGGCTTAAACCGGTTCTCCCGCCTTTCGTCCTCGTTCGTGCACGTCACTTCGAATCGCATCCTTTAACGGGATGAACACCGGGATTTCGTGGATTCGCCGATTCGACCGTGTAATCACGATTGTCAACACCTTTCACGACCCTCGCGTATCGATTCCCGGAAACTTCTAACGGTATCAGGCTGAATTCTTCTGGAAATTTtcgtttcctcgtttctccgtggaattatacattcgtagaaagaaaaaataaaaatgtaacaaaagtAATGGCGACGATTTTTTCACACCGACACTTCAAAATTATCTTCAAACTGTTATTATTCCGAACAATCTTTCCTTGAAAGCGATAAGATTAAAATATCACGAatgaatattgaatttatgtGTCACTTGCTATCGGatttttttctacaaattgagataatttacattaatcaTGGGTTTTAACGggaatttgtttcttcttaGTTCCTGGTGAGAATAAACGCGAGAAGATTGTGAGAACGGAAACACGGGTGTGCGAATAACCATTGGGAACAATCGACGATGACCATCAGCAACCTTTCatttaacgaataattaatttacagtTAACGCGAAAGTACTTTCTTCTTGATTAAACCCCACTATCATGTGAATATCTCGTGAGCATTTAGATTCGTCTCTTACAATCCAATTAGCCTGTAGAAAgaaaaactaattaattacacTGTTCGTGtagttttcaatttataaaccAGGTGCAGAACTAGTATTCAATGCCTTCAAAAACGGGGGACCTTTTTTGATGAATCTATTTATTACAAGGAGATGACATAAATAATCAGAAATTTCAAGCTACCTCTAGTTgttatctctctctctttctctctctctattttaATCTGTGGAGTTGATCAGCGTGATGAAGAGATTCGAAATCAAAATTCTGTCTTACTATCACGTACAGACTTTGGAAAATCGATTCAATCGTTGgtggtaaaatattatttacgattacgaagaataaaataatcgtaCATTAATTTATCcgtaaatgtataattaaaatatatcttgacCCAAATAATCAAGTTTCGAATCGCCAATGTACTCATACGTTTTGTCTCGTTAGCTCCGCGCGAACAAAAGGACGTCATGCATCGAAATTCAATGACTGCCCGCATTCAGATATGCAGGATCGCGGCTGGAACCGGTTTCCTCAAGGAACGATTCTTTGTCTACGCCGATTTAGAGAATAAATCTCCACTAACCATTTGGGAGACGACTCAACAAACTTGCTCGTTTCTCGCATTATCCATTACTGAGATGAACATCGAGAAGCACTTAAGTAGAATGCTTGCGATCTCCATGTATGTAATTTGAAACACATGGAAAAAATGCTTAACGGTACTTCCAgagaaactaaaaaatatatatgaagaATTCGAGTCACAGATTAACTCGACGATGTAAgaaattctttcatatttgCTAAAACAGTGACTGAACTAGCAGGTTAATTGATCAACAATTTCTTCTAACGGCGCCAGGTTCTCATTTCTAGACGTTGTTATATTGTGTATCCTGCGGCTGTTCGGACTCACACAGTACCACGTCTGTTCATTTTCTTATCACCTTTTTTACGACGTTGGAGAAAATTGTACGAAAACGGAATCGTTAAACTCCTGACCCCTATTCGAGAAATAATCCTCAAGTGCAACAGATGTCTGATCATCTCTATCGAAAGGTTACGATCGAATTTGTTACAATCAATATTATCAAGGGACATGTTGATCGGCCATTGTCGACTATAAATTGCCTCAGACCATAAACGTTCGAACGACAAATGAATACGAATTATCGCATCAATCTATCGGAATTTACGATCGGACagttacgaaatatttaatgtgtCAAAGAGTAATCGCGATGGAAGAAGATCAGTCATTAATTGCCGACTCGAAGGTTCCAGTCCGAGTATTATTTAGCACGTGTGCGACCTCGATTGGCcgtagtaatttttattttatccgcGTATTGTTTGCTCTGTATCTAGCAACAGTGTTTGCGTATCTTTCAGATTAACATGAACGACCGATTCGCGTTGAAAACTGCTGCACCATGGAATTCGGCGAAATGCAGTGGAAGGAATCGAGGTGGTAGAACATGTTGAACGTAAGTAGACGTGGTTTACTTGTGGTAACTGTGAACGGAGAAACCAGTTGATTACGTCATATTTAAAGATACCATATCGTTGACAAAGATTATAGATTTCGGTGGACTCATCAGCCGCGAGgttaacgtaaaaataaatggcTAGTTTAAACAACGAACGCTTTTGTAGTCTTGCCGGGTACAGTGAAAAATACACAGGCAAAGTTTGTTCTTTAAATGGCAAACAAACGTGAGCCAAAGTCCAGTGAATGCCTTTGAAACGAGCGAATTGCCAATTCAAAGGAGtatcttcgtttttctttcgacTTCTGTTTTTTCTGACGATTACAAAGCGACATTTGTTCACTGGATTTTAAACGCCAAACCGTCGTGGATCAGATTCTAAAGAAGAATTATGAACGGTTGTTTAACAGGTCTGAGCAGAACTCGCGCTCAGTGTCGAGAAAGAGGAGCAATGGGATCGTACAAAGAATTCCCAGCAATTACGCTAATTAGCACATTGAAATCATTAAAGAAGAGGATCGCGGCGGTTAGAAAGATGACGATGAACCTAGCCGGAGGTCCAGGCACCCCGGAAGAGTATCAATGGAAGAGGTGACGTTTCACCCAGTGATGCGTAAACGGCGTGGACTGACCAGCGCCATTCTAGGCCTGATACTGGGCCTTGTCCTAGGTTTTCTCATTCAAAGCTACAAGATACTCTCGTCGAGCCATCACCAGCGATTAAATGTTTACTCGTCTTCGATGCCTGGACCACGAATGTTGATGAAATCGTCGGCACGAAACGTTCCCAAATTGGACGACGATGAACAGATAAACAGTTCGTCGACCAGCTTGGTTTTCGTGGGCGTGATGACTGCTGGCAAATATCTAGACTCGCGAGCTAAGGCGGTTTACGAGACTTGGGGTAAAGAGCTTCCAGGCAAAATTGCCTTTTTTTCATCTGAAAACTCCGTCGTCCCAGATAATTGTCCAGACCTACCTCTGGTACCTTTGCCACGAGTCGACGACACTTATCCACCGCAGAAGAAATCATTCATGATGCTACAATATATGTGGAACAATTATGGGGATCGTTTCGAGTGGTTCCTCAGAGCTGATGACGACGTCTACGTGAGAACGGATCGTCTGGAAAAATTGCTACGATCCGTCAACTCCAAGAGGGCCATGTACATTGGCCAAGCAGGAAGAGGCAACTCCGAGGAATTCGGTCTGCTATCGTTGGAGTACGACGAGAACTTTTGCATGGGTGGGCCTGGTGTTATTCTATCCAGGGAGACCTTAAGGAG belongs to Bombus pascuorum chromosome 10, iyBomPasc1.1, whole genome shotgun sequence and includes:
- the LOC132911260 gene encoding heterogeneous nuclear ribonucleoprotein 27C-like isoform X2, with the translated sequence MRVKTEMDDDEKGKLFVGGLSWETTQENLQRYFGRYGEVIDCVVMKNSESGRSRGFGFVTFSDPANVPLVLQNGPHQLDGRTIDPKPCNPRTQQKPKRSGGFPKVFLGGLPSNVTETDLRSFFTRFGKVMEVVIMYDQEKKKSRGFGFLSFEDEDAVDRCVAEHFVNLNGKQVEIKRAEPRDSSSKMNDSHQGQWGPPQQGGPPMGMAGNMGPMGGPNGQMGGPMMGGPMGPPGNMMQQYQGWGTSPQTGGYAAGYTTQYNSQGWGAPPGPPQQQQIPPPPHHQWGSSYNVQPAAATQGYGSYGGPAAAASGGYGPTAGTGGAAGGGPGGSWNSWNMAQNGPPPGTQPPPQPPQPNSSQPNSNSNPSGPQGDMYSRQTTGSGAPGSSSSSAKTPDYTGYSAYGNYADTSYPQRSYQGGESNQGTEYGPPRLGSVSPAPGTNGNNGGGGPKRGHTGSSSSSNNYHPYRR
- the LOC132911260 gene encoding heterogeneous nuclear ribonucleoprotein 27C-like isoform X5: MRVKTEMDDDEKGKLFVGGLSWETTQENLQRYFGRYGEVIDCVVMKNSESGRSRGFGFVTFSDPANVPLVLQNGPHQLDGRTIDPKPCNPRTQQKPKRSGGFPKVFLGGLPSNVTETDLRSFFTRFGKVMEVVIMYDQEKKKSRGFGFLSFEDEDAVDRCVAEHFVNLNGKQVEIKRAEPRDSSSKMNDSHQGQWGPPQQGGPPMGMAGNMGPMGGPNGQMGGPMMGGPMGPPGNMMQQYQGWGTSPQTGGYAAGYTTQYNSQGWGAPPGPPQQQQIPPPPHHQWGSSYNVQPAAATQGYGSYGGPAAAASGGYGPTAGTGGAAGGGPGGSWNSWNMAQNGPPPGTQPPPQPPQPNSSQPNSNSNPSGPQGDMYSRQTTGSGAPGSSSSSAKTPDYTGYSAYGNYADTSYPQRSYQGGESNQGSLFPRRPVHFTDWMTRGLWT
- the LOC132911260 gene encoding heterogeneous nuclear ribonucleoprotein 27C-like isoform X4 is translated as MRVKTEMDDDEKGKLFVGGLSWETTQENLQRYFGRYGEVIDCVVMKNSESGRSRGFGFVTFSDPANVPLVLQNGPHQLDGRTIDPKPCNPRTQQKPKRSGGFPKVFLGGLPSNVTETDLRSFFTRFGKVMEVVIMYDQEKKKSRGFGFLSFEDEDAVDRCVAEHFVNLNGKQVEIKRAEPRDSSSKMNDSHQGQWGPPQQGGPPMGMAGNMGPMGGPNGQMGGPMMGGPMGPPGNMMQQYQGWGTSPQTGGYAAGYTTQYNSQGWGAPPGPPQQQQIPPPPHHQWGSSYNVQPAAATQGYGSYGGPAAAASGGYGPTAGTGGAAGGGPGGSWNSWNMAQNGPPPGTQPPPQPPQPNSSQPNSNSNPSGPQGDMYSRQTTGSGAPGSSSSSAKTPDYTGYSAYGNYADTSYPQRSYQGGESNQGKWRNASAEFIKRKRQGKEGVRF
- the LOC132911260 gene encoding heterogeneous nuclear ribonucleoprotein 27C-like isoform X6, with product MRVKTEMDDDEKGKLFVGGLSWETTQENLQRYFGRYGEVIDCVVMKNSESGRSRGFGFVTFSDPANVPLVLQNGPHQLDGRTIDPKPCNPRTQQKPKRSGGFPKVFLGGLPSNVTETDLRSFFTRFGKVMEVVIMYDQEKKKSRGFGFLSFEDEDAVDRCVAEHFVNLNGKQVEIKRAEPRDSSSKMNDSHQGQWGPPQQGGPPMGMAGNMGPMGGPNGQMGGPMMGGPMGPPGNMMQQYQGWGTSPQTGGYAAGYTTQYNSQGWGAPPGPPQQQQIPPPPHHQWGSSYNVQPAAATQGYGSYGDMYSRQTTGSGAPGSSSSSAKTPDYTGYSAYGNYADTSYPQRSYQGGESNQVDERGISRTTVSEQWQNDGYTFCKNGTQNGRSFCCSHYDLSQKRSEKRSLGLSSRSLESIRGPKDRSSLKM
- the LOC132911260 gene encoding heterogeneous nuclear ribonucleoprotein 27C-like isoform X3, with product MRVKTEMDDDEKGKLFVGGLSWETTQENLQRYFGRYGEVIDCVVMKNSESGRSRGFGFVTFSDPANVPLVLQNGPHQLDGRTIDPKPCNPRTQQKPKRSGGFPKVFLGGLPSNVTETDLRSFFTRFGKVMEVVIMYDQEKKKSRGFGFLSFEDEDAVDRCVAEHFVNLNGKQVEIKRAEPRDSSSKMNDSHQGQWGPPQQGGPPMGMAGNMGPMGGPNGQMGGPMMGGPMGPPGNMMQQYQGWGTSPQTGGYAAGYTTQYNSQGWGAPPGPPQQQQIPPPPHHQWGSSYNVQPAAATQGYGSYGGPAAAASGGYGPTAGTGGAAGGGPGGSWNSWNMAQNGPPPGTQPPPQPPQPNSSQPNSNSNPSGPQGDMYSRQTTGSGAPGSSSSSAKTPDYTGYSAYGNYADTSYPQRSYQGGESNQDNTPIPKFKNTESGSPTFIPNGDAAPGPQRFSLTQHTNYHPYRR